The nucleotide window TGCCAACTATGGCTTCGCCAGTATGAATCCCAATTCTTACCTGTAGTTTGACATAACTTGGATTATTAATTCTATTCCACGAATCATGATAAATGCTGATTGAACGACACGAAGAGCATCGTCATCTCATTTGAAAGGGGCGCCAAATATGATCATAATTACATTACTGATAAATTTATCAATGTCCCATATAATTTAAACCTATCATTAGTTAAACGAGACAAATAATGGTTTAAGAATTCTACAACTTCTTGGGTTGAACTTTGCTCTGAAAATTTTGTAAACGATCGAATATCAGAAAAAAGGATGGTGGCTTCCTTGTTTTCGCCACCTGGTTCTAGTTGTGCTTTATTTTGGTAAAACTTAATAGCAAATTGTGAGGGAAATGTAATACAAAAATCAAAACAAAGCGACTATTTTTTCGTTTTTCATATCCCTTTCGATAAAATATTATCAACAAACGATATATTATTTTTT belongs to Leptospira terpstrae serovar Hualin str. LT 11-33 = ATCC 700639 and includes:
- a CDS encoding adenylate/guanylate cyclase domain-containing protein, with protein sequence MTFPSQFAIKFYQNKAQLEPGGENKEATILFSDIRSFTKFSEQSSTQEVVEFLNHYLSRLTNDRFKLYGTLINLSVM